From Virgibacillus ihumii, the proteins below share one genomic window:
- a CDS encoding NADPH-dependent FMN reductase encodes MKVLGISGTIVGEKTSILVNSVIDEIKEIDTNIETKILDLRDYDMEFSDGREFDLYNEDTKKIIVEVSNADAYLIGSPIFNGSIPAPLKNVFDLIDPSIFRQKLMGFVANGGTYQHYLMIENQLKPIAGYFRSHVSPCYIYAHDSHFNPNNKIIDDDLLNRIHNLAQEMVFFQKVLRSRIDNLI; translated from the coding sequence ATGAAAGTATTGGGAATTTCAGGAACTATTGTAGGGGAGAAAACTTCCATATTGGTAAATTCCGTTATTGATGAAATAAAAGAAATTGATACAAATATTGAAACAAAAATTTTAGATTTACGAGATTATGATATGGAATTTAGCGATGGAAGAGAGTTTGACTTATATAATGAAGATACTAAAAAGATTATAGTTGAAGTATCAAACGCTGATGCTTATTTAATAGGCAGCCCTATATTCAACGGATCAATACCTGCCCCACTAAAAAATGTATTTGATTTAATAGATCCGTCGATTTTTCGTCAAAAACTTATGGGATTTGTGGCAAATGGGGGAACTTATCAGCATTATCTTATGATTGAAAATCAATTAAAGCCCATAGCTGGTTATTTTCGTTCCCACGTATCTCCATGCTATATATACGCACATGATAGCCATTTTAATCCAAATAATAAAATTATCGACGATGACTTATTAAATCGGATTCATAACCTTGCACAAGAGATGGTATTTTTTCAAAAGGTATTAAGATCAAGGATAGACAACTTAATTTAA
- a CDS encoding TRAP transporter large permease, with amino-acid sequence MTIVVILLFFLLLVIGIPISLVIGMITVLYFFTLGNTELLHSMPTQLFSGLNNYGLLAIPLFMLTGELMNSGGITTKLVKFSKVLLGHFRGGLAYVTVVANMFLASILGSANAQSAMMSKTMVPEMEKEGYDRGFSAALTLSSSIVAPIIPPSMIFIIYGTLSGSSISSLFMAGIIPGIIYGIAFIALISIMGYKYNFPKSERPSWTEVWKSTLNVLPALLVPVIIIVGILTGVFTVTESAAVACVVAFVVGYFFYKELKLGKLPDVFSNTAISTATVTFLIAMANAFGWMIAFEQIPQAIANGMVSISENPLVFLMLVNIFLLILGAFLDGIAALIILVPVFTPLLITYGIDPVHFGVVICINLTIGLLTPPVGTGLFIVSSIAEVKFEKMVTSVFPFLVVGVFCLIIITYWESAVMFIPRLIGL; translated from the coding sequence GTGACAATCGTTGTAATTCTTTTGTTCTTTCTTTTATTGGTTATAGGAATTCCTATTTCTCTGGTGATTGGTATGATAACAGTATTGTATTTCTTTACGTTAGGAAATACTGAGTTATTACATTCTATGCCCACACAATTGTTTTCCGGGTTAAATAACTATGGTTTACTAGCTATCCCCCTTTTTATGCTTACAGGTGAATTGATGAACAGTGGAGGTATTACTACGAAGCTAGTAAAGTTTTCTAAAGTTCTATTAGGTCATTTTAGGGGGGGATTAGCATATGTAACAGTTGTGGCTAATATGTTTTTGGCCTCTATATTAGGTTCTGCGAATGCTCAATCCGCAATGATGAGTAAAACAATGGTTCCTGAAATGGAAAAAGAGGGTTATGATAGGGGATTCTCTGCTGCACTTACCCTTTCCTCCTCCATTGTGGCTCCAATAATTCCTCCAAGTATGATTTTTATTATCTATGGGACATTATCAGGTTCGTCTATTAGCAGCCTTTTTATGGCTGGGATTATACCTGGGATTATTTATGGCATTGCTTTTATTGCTTTGATATCTATTATGGGGTACAAATACAATTTTCCCAAAAGTGAAAGGCCATCGTGGACAGAGGTTTGGAAAAGCACATTAAATGTTTTGCCAGCCTTGCTCGTGCCGGTCATAATCATAGTAGGGATATTAACTGGCGTATTCACGGTTACTGAATCTGCCGCAGTAGCCTGCGTGGTAGCTTTTGTAGTAGGTTACTTTTTTTATAAAGAACTGAAGCTGGGTAAACTTCCTGATGTTTTTTCAAATACCGCCATTAGTACTGCAACGGTTACATTCTTAATTGCTATGGCAAATGCATTTGGATGGATGATTGCATTTGAACAAATTCCACAGGCGATTGCTAATGGAATGGTGTCTATTTCTGAAAACCCACTTGTATTTCTTATGTTAGTTAACATCTTTCTTCTCATACTTGGGGCGTTTTTGGATGGGATTGCTGCTCTAATTATATTGGTTCCGGTTTTCACGCCATTATTAATTACGTATGGGATTGATCCGGTTCATTTTGGAGTAGTTATTTGTATTAACTTAACAATAGGTTTACTAACTCCACCTGTTGGAACAGGACTTTTTATAGTTTCGTCAATTGCTGAAGTAAAGTTTGAAAAAATGGTAACATCCGTATTCCCTTTTTTAGTGGTTGGTGTGTTTTGCCTTATTATAATTACATACTGGGAAAGTGCAGTTATGTTTATTCCAAGGCTTATAGGGTTATAA
- a CDS encoding 2-keto-4-pentenoate hydratase, with amino-acid sequence MPLTDRDDSLTVEDAYQIQLKIVKEKLAKGKKIIGKKVGLTSKAMQEMLKVDEPDYGHLFDNMQVLNGGVVNLDTLLLPKVEAEIGFVLTNDLEGPNVTYLDVLMATKYVVPTIEIIDSRIADWKIKLADTIADNGSSSKVVIGDNVTQIDQVDLRTNSMTLFKNNALTATGAGAAVLGHPAEAIAWLANKLHTFGITLKKGELILPGALAGAVTVSAGDEVKAIFGSLGSVSVTFK; translated from the coding sequence ATGCCGCTAACAGACCGTGATGATTCTTTAACAGTGGAAGATGCCTATCAAATACAACTTAAAATAGTAAAGGAAAAACTTGCTAAAGGTAAAAAGATAATCGGGAAAAAGGTTGGTTTAACAAGTAAAGCAATGCAAGAAATGTTAAAAGTAGATGAACCGGATTATGGTCACTTGTTTGATAATATGCAAGTTTTAAATGGTGGTGTTGTTAACTTAGATACATTGTTACTTCCGAAAGTTGAAGCAGAAATTGGATTTGTTCTGACGAATGATTTGGAAGGGCCAAATGTTACTTATTTAGACGTGTTAATGGCGACAAAATATGTAGTGCCAACGATTGAGATTATCGATAGTCGTATAGCTGATTGGAAAATTAAACTAGCCGACACTATTGCTGATAATGGTTCATCTTCAAAAGTAGTTATTGGGGATAATGTAACGCAAATCGATCAAGTCGATTTACGTACAAACAGTATGACCTTATTCAAAAACAATGCGCTTACAGCAACTGGTGCTGGTGCTGCAGTGCTTGGTCACCCAGCCGAGGCAATTGCTTGGCTAGCAAATAAATTGCATACTTTTGGAATCACCTTAAAAAAGGGTGAATTGATTTTGCCCGGAGCTTTAGCTGGTGCGGTAACTGTATCTGCAGGAGACGAAGTTAAGGCAATATTTGGTTCGCTTGGTTCTGTCAGCGTTACATTTAAATAA
- a CDS encoding TRAP transporter substrate-binding protein — MKINRKHWLIITIICLSVIILGACGGDEEADANSGAAKKTFKIGLITDPSHMWTKAAEKFKEEIEKRSEGEMTLEVFPSGQLGNESAMLQQIESGSLDFGFITAVELSSREKAFSAWFAPYLFETIMDAQEASDTDVAKEMLGTLDKYGLLGLDYLFAGQRVMLFKDKKVQGPEDMEGMVLRVTPGPPMLEFYEFTGASTEGMPLTEVYSAAQMGVIDGMDMDLDATITNKYFEVVNYAAVTNHMVWPSVAVVNKDTFESLSEEEQKIIKKSLEIASDYAVKTRSSKEEEFRQTLKDKGMTVYELDKNVFTKQIQKFDEKYKQQGELIKKFITKFRN; from the coding sequence ATGAAGATTAATAGAAAACACTGGTTGATTATTACAATTATTTGTCTCTCTGTTATTATTCTGGGAGCTTGTGGAGGAGATGAAGAAGCCGATGCTAATTCTGGGGCTGCAAAAAAGACTTTTAAAATTGGTTTAATTACAGATCCTTCACACATGTGGACTAAAGCAGCGGAAAAATTTAAAGAGGAAATAGAAAAACGTTCCGAAGGTGAGATGACTTTAGAAGTTTTTCCATCCGGACAACTTGGTAATGAAAGTGCTATGCTCCAACAAATTGAGTCCGGCAGTTTGGATTTTGGGTTTATTACAGCAGTTGAATTAAGCTCACGTGAAAAGGCCTTTTCAGCATGGTTTGCTCCATATCTATTTGAAACAATTATGGATGCCCAAGAGGCTAGTGATACAGATGTAGCAAAAGAGATGCTTGGAACGCTTGATAAATATGGGTTACTTGGTTTAGATTACTTATTTGCTGGCCAACGTGTAATGCTTTTTAAAGACAAGAAAGTACAAGGTCCTGAAGATATGGAAGGTATGGTTCTTCGAGTTACACCGGGTCCACCAATGTTGGAATTTTATGAATTCACTGGTGCCTCTACTGAGGGTATGCCACTTACAGAGGTATATTCTGCAGCCCAAATGGGGGTTATTGACGGAATGGATATGGATTTAGATGCGACTATTACAAATAAATATTTTGAAGTTGTTAATTATGCTGCTGTTACGAATCATATGGTTTGGCCTTCGGTTGCCGTGGTTAATAAAGATACTTTTGAGTCACTTTCCGAGGAAGAACAAAAAATTATAAAAAAGTCATTGGAAATTGCATCTGATTATGCTGTCAAAACAAGATCTTCTAAGGAAGAGGAATTTAGGCAAACGTTAAAAGACAAGGGAATGACTGTCTATGAGCTGGATAAAAACGTGTTCACAAAGCAAATCCAGAAATTTGATGAAAAGTATAAACAACAAGGTGAGCTGATTAAAAAATTTATTACTAAGTTTCGAAACTAG
- a CDS encoding aldehyde dehydrogenase has protein sequence MTNEVLTENKIVQDSKLFIDGKYIDALSGQTFDALNPATNKKLASVAKGGKEDAKRAVDVAQNAFASGVWSEMPVNDRSRILCKMADLIMKNVERLAYVETLDVGKPISESRGFDIPRAASNFRFFAEMAKYTVNEHYDMHNFTSYAQYAPAGVTSLIIPWNLPFMQLTWKASAALAAGNTVVVKPASYTPLSAVLLGEIANEAGLPPGVLNILTGPGGTIGTALTTHPSVQRISFVGESNTGKTVMRNASENLIPVSLELGGKSANIVFDDADLDEAVAGSIDAIFRNQGEICLSGSRILVQENVYDLFLDKFLAAVRKIKVGDPLDETTDMGALVSRSHMKSVDEYVQIGLAEGAKLAHGGKVVAGMEEGNFYEPTVLYDVDNKMRVAQEEIFGPVPVIIPFKNEEDAIRIANDSIYGLAGVVWTNDMRRGQRVTSQVHAGLLWVNCWYIRDLRTPFGGAKASGIGREGGRHSFDFYTEAKTITLKK, from the coding sequence GTGACGAATGAAGTTTTAACTGAAAATAAAATTGTACAAGATTCAAAGTTGTTTATCGACGGTAAATATATTGATGCACTTTCTGGTCAAACATTTGATGCGTTAAATCCGGCAACGAATAAGAAGTTAGCTAGTGTGGCCAAGGGCGGAAAGGAAGATGCGAAACGGGCTGTTGACGTTGCACAAAATGCGTTTGCTAGTGGTGTTTGGAGTGAAATGCCTGTAAATGATCGATCACGTATATTGTGTAAAATGGCAGATTTAATAATGAAAAATGTTGAAAGACTCGCCTATGTTGAAACTTTAGATGTAGGTAAACCAATTAGTGAAAGTCGTGGATTTGATATCCCGCGTGCGGCTTCCAATTTTCGATTTTTTGCAGAAATGGCTAAATATACAGTAAATGAACATTATGATATGCATAACTTTACGTCGTATGCACAATATGCACCTGCTGGAGTAACAAGTCTAATTATTCCTTGGAATTTGCCTTTTATGCAATTGACATGGAAGGCTTCTGCTGCATTGGCTGCAGGCAATACAGTTGTTGTTAAACCAGCATCATACACGCCATTAAGTGCTGTTCTGTTGGGTGAAATCGCTAATGAGGCTGGGCTGCCTCCTGGTGTTCTAAATATATTGACTGGACCAGGAGGAACAATAGGAACGGCATTGACTACCCATCCTTCTGTCCAACGAATTTCCTTTGTTGGTGAATCAAACACAGGTAAAACTGTGATGCGTAATGCTTCGGAAAATTTAATACCTGTTTCATTAGAGCTAGGAGGTAAATCAGCAAACATTGTATTTGATGATGCTGATTTAGATGAAGCAGTTGCAGGTTCAATTGACGCAATTTTCCGTAATCAAGGTGAAATTTGTCTATCTGGTTCAAGAATTTTAGTACAAGAAAACGTTTATGATTTGTTTTTAGATAAGTTCCTTGCAGCTGTAAGGAAAATAAAAGTAGGTGATCCACTGGATGAGACTACAGATATGGGTGCACTAGTATCACGTAGTCATATGAAATCGGTCGATGAATATGTACAGATTGGATTGGCCGAGGGTGCCAAACTTGCACATGGCGGTAAGGTAGTTGCAGGCATGGAAGAAGGGAATTTCTATGAACCGACTGTCTTATATGATGTGGATAATAAAATGCGGGTTGCACAAGAGGAGATTTTTGGACCTGTCCCTGTTATTATTCCATTTAAAAATGAGGAAGATGCTATTAGAATAGCAAATGATTCAATTTATGGATTAGCGGGAGTTGTCTGGACGAATGATATGCGGCGCGGTCAACGTGTAACCTCACAAGTTCATGCTGGTTTATTATGGGTTAACTGTTGGTATATACGCGATTTACGTACACCATTTGGAGGAGCGAAAGCAAGTGGTATTGGACGGGAAGGCGGCAGGCATAGCTTCGATTTTTATACAGAGGCAAAAACAATTACGTTGAAAAAATAA
- a CDS encoding RidA family protein: MKSPEENITELGIELPSIRPAAGNYISCVRTGNLLFTAGQGVDQYHGKLGKELTTEDGYQAARLSMLNLLSIVKNELGELSKIKQFVKLLGMVNSTEDFTEQPKVMNGASDLLGEVFGDIGKHGRSAVGMQQLPNNTAIEIEMILEIKE; this comes from the coding sequence ATGAAATCGCCGGAAGAAAATATAACAGAGCTTGGAATTGAATTGCCATCAATTAGACCAGCGGCTGGCAATTACATTAGTTGTGTTAGAACAGGCAATCTACTGTTCACTGCCGGTCAAGGGGTTGATCAATACCACGGTAAGCTAGGAAAAGAGCTAACAACTGAGGATGGTTATCAGGCGGCTCGACTATCCATGCTCAATTTACTAAGCATAGTGAAAAACGAATTAGGTGAATTAAGTAAAATAAAGCAATTTGTTAAGTTATTAGGAATGGTAAATTCTACAGAAGATTTTACAGAGCAACCAAAGGTTATGAATGGTGCCTCGGATTTGCTTGGAGAAGTTTTTGGAGACATCGGTAAGCACGGCCGTTCAGCTGTTGGCATGCAACAGCTGCCTAATAATACAGCGATTGAAATTGAAATGATATTAGAAATTAAGGAATAG
- a CDS encoding TRAP transporter small permease: MTSLSNGIAKMEKWISIVLVFGLTAVLALSVLFRYFLNNPFSWAGEISIFLFAWISFLGGSLGIKYKSQASLTFVLDKLTEKYRRIVLIVAHILMCIFMVILINYSFQWAFSESVFSQKSNNLQIPMWIPYSSIPIGLSFATIHILSSLIQQFRKVDTT, encoded by the coding sequence GTGACTTCTTTAAGTAACGGTATAGCTAAAATGGAAAAATGGATTTCTATTGTGTTGGTTTTTGGTTTAACAGCAGTTTTAGCCCTATCAGTGCTATTTCGTTATTTTCTAAATAACCCTTTCTCATGGGCAGGAGAAATATCCATCTTTCTTTTTGCCTGGATTAGCTTTTTGGGAGGAAGCCTTGGGATTAAATATAAATCCCAAGCTTCTCTTACCTTCGTGTTGGATAAGCTGACAGAAAAGTATCGGAGAATTGTATTGATTGTTGCACACATCCTAATGTGTATATTTATGGTGATATTAATTAATTATAGTTTCCAATGGGCCTTTTCAGAAAGTGTTTTTTCACAGAAATCAAATAACTTACAAATACCAATGTGGATACCATATAGTTCAATTCCAATTGGACTGAGTTTTGCTACAATTCACATTTTGTCCAGCTTAATTCAGCAATTTAGAAAGGTGGATACCACGTGA
- a CDS encoding IclR family transcriptional regulator, giving the protein MIESVKRASQILNCFTNEDYILGNAEIAEKIGLSPSTTHHLVSTLWKEGLLIRVDRRKYRLGWKLLELNNYVMYQQDIYDRAIPIVRGLTQKYKGTVHIGMFDKGEVIFVLKVSSQESFALDTHVGTRKPAYCTSSGKVLLAYNSQYLKETINRGLQRHTPNTIINDHKLKQELAMVRKNGYSISNDENDTRTYAIAAPIFSYSGKTIASVNVVGPISYMQGNNKKLMIKSIVNTAKSISRELGYIEI; this is encoded by the coding sequence ATGATAGAATCTGTAAAAAGAGCTAGCCAAATTTTAAATTGTTTTACAAATGAGGATTATATATTGGGTAATGCCGAGATTGCAGAAAAGATTGGGTTAAGTCCAAGTACGACGCATCATTTAGTGAGCACACTATGGAAGGAAGGTCTATTAATACGCGTTGATCGTAGAAAATATCGGCTTGGTTGGAAATTACTTGAACTGAATAATTATGTTATGTATCAGCAAGATATCTATGACAGGGCTATTCCGATAGTAAGAGGATTAACCCAAAAATATAAAGGAACAGTTCATATTGGCATGTTCGATAAAGGTGAGGTTATTTTTGTTTTAAAGGTTTCATCTCAGGAATCGTTCGCTTTAGATACACATGTTGGAACAAGGAAACCGGCTTATTGTACAAGCTCTGGTAAGGTGCTGCTAGCTTATAATTCACAATATTTAAAGGAAACTATAAATAGAGGGTTACAACGTCATACCCCAAATACAATAATAAATGATCATAAACTTAAACAGGAATTGGCTATGGTGCGCAAAAATGGTTATTCGATTAGTAATGATGAAAATGATACACGCACTTATGCAATTGCTGCCCCAATTTTTTCATACTCAGGTAAAACTATTGCATCCGTAAATGTAGTCGGTCCAATTTCATATATGCAAGGAAATAACAAAAAGCTGATGATAAAAAGTATTGTAAACACAGCTAAATCAATTTCTCGTGAGCTGGGATATATAGAAATATAA
- a CDS encoding amidohydrolase family protein: MRVDFHTHIVPENITDIAEKFGNGHFPKLEKTCSCGANIMIDGNVFREVTDQVWSPEKRIQDMDAEGVDIQVLSPIPVTFSYWAAVDEAEEMSKLQNDFIANTVNQSPDRFIGLGTVPLQNVKASIEEMDRCIHELGLKGIEIGTNINGKNLDEPEFASFYEAAEKWNVPLFIHPWETLGRERMPRHNFMYTVGMPSETALAAASLINSGIMEKHPNLKVCFAHGGGSFPYILPRLDQGWNVWPSLRLTSKPPSHYTKNFYFDSLNYDPLNIQYLADRFGYNRIVLGSDYPFLLREVPPGKIVEGTNQLSKEKREAILGNNALELLNIEVKEEAK; encoded by the coding sequence ATGAGGGTAGATTTTCATACTCATATTGTTCCAGAAAACATAACAGATATAGCGGAGAAATTTGGAAATGGACATTTTCCAAAATTAGAAAAAACATGTTCTTGTGGTGCCAACATTATGATTGACGGGAACGTATTCCGAGAAGTAACTGATCAAGTGTGGAGCCCTGAAAAACGAATTCAAGATATGGATGCTGAGGGTGTAGACATACAGGTGTTATCACCCATACCGGTGACGTTTTCCTATTGGGCAGCAGTAGACGAGGCTGAAGAAATGTCAAAACTTCAAAATGATTTTATCGCGAATACTGTTAATCAATCCCCTGACCGATTTATAGGACTGGGGACTGTACCATTACAAAATGTAAAGGCATCCATTGAAGAGATGGATCGTTGTATCCATGAACTTGGGTTAAAGGGAATTGAAATTGGTACGAATATTAACGGTAAAAATTTAGATGAACCAGAATTTGCATCCTTTTATGAAGCGGCTGAGAAGTGGAATGTTCCATTATTTATCCACCCTTGGGAAACATTAGGTAGAGAACGTATGCCAAGACATAATTTTATGTATACGGTTGGAATGCCTAGCGAAACAGCTTTAGCAGCAGCAAGCTTAATAAATAGTGGTATTATGGAAAAACATCCAAATTTGAAAGTGTGTTTCGCACATGGGGGTGGATCATTCCCATATATACTTCCCAGGTTGGATCAAGGGTGGAATGTATGGCCAAGTCTTCGATTAACAAGCAAGCCACCAAGCCATTATACAAAAAACTTTTATTTTGACTCATTAAATTATGATCCGTTAAATATACAGTATTTGGCAGACCGCTTTGGTTACAATAGAATCGTTTTGGGATCTGATTATCCGTTTCTTTTAAGGGAAGTTCCACCTGGTAAAATAGTAGAGGGAACCAATCAATTATCAAAAGAAAAACGAGAAGCTATATTAGGAAATAATGCTCTTGAGTTACTAAATATTGAAGTAAAGGAAGAGGCAAAATGA
- a CDS encoding 2-keto-4-pentenoate hydratase: MPLMKNKEKDIIKFLYNAECNAQEIVKITDQYPKLTVKEAYSLQHGLLAHKIYENGTKRIGIKLGLTSKEKQKMMGVNEAIYGYLHSDMIAYEWEPIEYSPLIHPKAEPEIAFLLGEDLQGEDVTARDVISATKYVAPALEIIDSRFKDFRFTLADVIADNCSSAKFIVGSRWVSPGAIDLGNIGMVLSKNGKVIATGSSAAVLGNPVTAITWAVHQLASKGEGLKKGDVVLSGAMSKAIAFNSNDSIVAQFNNLGSVSLYCE, encoded by the coding sequence ATGCCTTTAATGAAAAATAAGGAAAAGGATATTATTAAATTTCTATATAATGCAGAATGCAATGCACAAGAAATTGTTAAAATAACCGATCAATACCCAAAATTAACTGTAAAAGAGGCGTATAGCTTACAACATGGATTGCTCGCCCATAAAATATACGAAAACGGTACTAAAAGGATTGGTATCAAGTTAGGTTTAACGAGTAAAGAGAAACAAAAAATGATGGGTGTTAATGAAGCTATCTACGGTTATTTGCATAGTGACATGATTGCGTATGAATGGGAACCAATTGAATATTCTCCTCTTATTCATCCTAAGGCAGAACCTGAAATAGCGTTTTTATTAGGTGAAGATCTGCAAGGAGAAGATGTCACAGCTCGGGATGTGATTAGCGCAACAAAATACGTGGCTCCGGCTTTAGAGATTATTGATAGTCGGTTTAAAGATTTCCGTTTTACGTTAGCTGATGTTATTGCTGATAATTGTTCATCAGCTAAATTTATTGTAGGGAGTCGATGGGTTTCGCCAGGTGCTATTGATTTGGGGAATATTGGTATGGTGCTATCTAAAAATGGCAAAGTTATCGCCACTGGTTCCAGTGCTGCTGTGTTAGGTAATCCCGTTACGGCAATTACCTGGGCTGTTCATCAATTAGCATCAAAAGGAGAAGGGCTTAAAAAAGGAGACGTTGTCTTAAGTGGAGCTATGTCCAAGGCTATTGCGTTTAATTCTAATGACTCCATTGTAGCTCAATTTAATAATTTGGGAAGTGTTTCATTATATTGTGAATAA
- a CDS encoding 4-hydroxyphenylacetate 3-hydroxylase family protein, whose amino-acid sequence MGIRTGEDYINCLKSKQAEIWMGGKRITDVVNEPVFKQPIKELASLYDMQHDPDIQEEITHICKETGERVNNAFLIPRNGEDLQKRRRLYEVWAEATFGLMGRTPDFLSTVVTSMATNDWFFRQYEEQWGENIVNYYRYIRDNDLFLTNAITNPQNDRSKSSHEHGDIYTHLGVVKETDDGLIVRGSKMIATLAPMTDEVIIYSYQSFKPGDEKYAISFALPIDTPGLRILCREQTQNGTLSIWDHPLASRYEEMDAVLVFNNVLVPWERMFINQNVEAGNLLCQKTGINLQATHQSGIRGLVKFSFVTEVARNIADATGSDGSLNIQNLLAKLIQTVETIRALLRIAEYEYEITSNGEAVLNDIPLETIRGILPNMYPKAIEALQTVGARELLMMPSERDFLNPEFSEDMNKYFSGHTGVSAEKRIRLFKLAWDLCGEAFGQRLVQYERYYSGDPIREMTTFYNMYKKNRPTYPMVEKSLEGTLELTKSNTF is encoded by the coding sequence ATGGGAATAAGAACAGGAGAAGATTATATTAATTGTTTGAAATCGAAGCAGGCAGAAATCTGGATGGGTGGTAAAAGAATAACTGATGTCGTGAATGAACCTGTTTTTAAACAGCCAATTAAAGAACTTGCCAGCTTATATGACATGCAGCACGATCCTGATATTCAAGAAGAAATAACACATATTTGTAAAGAGACTGGCGAGCGTGTCAATAATGCATTTTTGATTCCTCGGAATGGTGAAGATTTACAAAAGCGCAGAAGGTTATATGAAGTTTGGGCGGAAGCAACATTTGGTTTAATGGGCAGGACTCCGGATTTTTTATCAACAGTGGTTACATCGATGGCAACCAATGACTGGTTTTTCAGACAATACGAAGAACAGTGGGGAGAAAATATTGTAAATTATTATCGCTATATCAGAGACAATGATTTATTTTTAACAAACGCCATTACAAATCCGCAAAACGATCGAAGTAAATCTTCTCACGAACACGGAGATATATATACTCATTTGGGCGTAGTAAAAGAAACGGATGATGGATTGATTGTTCGTGGCTCTAAAATGATTGCAACACTGGCACCAATGACCGATGAGGTAATTATTTATTCATATCAAAGTTTTAAGCCGGGTGATGAAAAATATGCAATTTCATTTGCTCTCCCAATTGATACTCCTGGCTTACGAATTCTATGTCGTGAGCAAACCCAGAATGGTACACTTTCGATATGGGATCATCCATTAGCTTCGAGATATGAAGAAATGGATGCAGTATTAGTCTTTAATAATGTTTTAGTCCCTTGGGAACGCATGTTTATTAATCAAAATGTTGAAGCAGGAAATTTATTATGTCAAAAAACAGGCATTAATTTACAAGCCACACATCAGTCAGGAATAAGAGGGCTTGTAAAATTTTCATTCGTTACTGAAGTTGCAAGGAATATAGCTGATGCAACAGGTTCCGACGGTTCATTAAATATACAAAACCTTTTAGCTAAATTAATACAAACAGTTGAAACCATAAGGGCGTTGCTACGGATTGCAGAATATGAATATGAAATAACCTCAAATGGTGAAGCCGTTCTTAATGACATACCACTTGAAACAATTCGAGGAATATTACCTAATATGTATCCAAAAGCAATTGAGGCATTACAAACTGTTGGTGCCAGAGAGTTATTAATGATGCCATCTGAAAGGGATTTCTTAAATCCTGAGTTTTCCGAGGATATGAATAAATATTTTTCCGGACATACAGGTGTATCCGCTGAGAAACGAATACGTTTATTTAAATTAGCGTGGGACCTTTGTGGTGAGGCTTTTGGACAAAGACTAGTACAATATGAGAGGTATTATTCCGGTGATCCGATTCGTGAGATGACAACGTTTTATAATATGTATAAAAAGAATAGGCCAACCTATCCAATGGTTGAAAAGTCACTAGAAGGAACATTAGAGTTAACAAAATCAAACACATTTTAA